ACCCTGCTCGGCGCGTTTGCCTCGCCGCTCTCGGCCGCGCCGGGCTGGATCGGCTGGGCCGCATTGCTGGGCGTGGGCTTCGTCGCGGCCAATGTCTGCCTGCAGTACGGCGCGGCCCGGCTGGCGGCCAGCGCTACCGCGGTGATCATGCTGTCGGAGGTGCTGTTCGCCAGCGTGTCGTCGGTGGCGCTGGGCGCGGCCGACATGAGCCCGCGCATCCTGGCTGGCGGCGCGCTGATCGTGCTGGCGGCCGTTTGGTCGGCGTTTGCGCGAACGCCGTCAGCGCGCGATGATCGTCTTTCGTCTCCTACCTGAGGTACACCATGACCAGCATCTACGACTTCGAAGCCAAGCAGATCGACGGCAAGAACGTGAAGCTCTCGGCCTTTCGGGGCAAGGTGCTGCTGATCGTCAACACGGCCAGCCAATGCGGCTTCACGCCGCAGTTCGGGGGGCTCGAGGAGCTGCACAAGAAGTATGCCGGCCAGGGGCTCGTGGTGCTGGGGTTTCCTTCGAACCAGTTCGGCTCGCAAGACCCGGGCACCAACGAGGAAATCGGCGCGTTCTGCACCACCAACTACGGCGTGAGTTTTCCGATGATGGAGAAGAT
The Variovorax paradoxus genome window above contains:
- a CDS encoding glutathione peroxidase translates to MTSIYDFEAKQIDGKNVKLSAFRGKVLLIVNTASQCGFTPQFGGLEELHKKYAGQGLVVLGFPSNQFGSQDPGTNEEIGAFCTTNYGVSFPMMEKIDVNGSNAAPLYQWLTKEKPGLLGSTAIKWNFTKFLVGRDGRVHKRYAPLDTPASLARDVEAALAAA